GAGGTCTTATCTCATTCAATGTTAGTTAGCTTAATAAATACTATTACAAACTTGGTTTTAGCCAGCTCATAATGTCATCTTAAGTGGAATGTGTCTTCTTCATTTACGTACCAATTCTCAGAACTTACCGCTCTATCTGGATGTTCCTTGTCATACTGATCTTTAACATTTTATCTTTGCTGGGCAAGCTGTTCTCTAAATCGATCCAGTTACTGAGCATTTTTGCAGTGAGGTTATATATTGCCTAAATAATATTAAGAAAGAAATAACAGGAGAGACTCATTCTCTGATGTCATGGTCTTGTGGAGGTGAATAATGATAAAGGGAAATACTAATTTGACGTGCTCAAGTAATTTCTTTTCCAAAACAGTGCAGCTCAAGCCTCACAGAGACAATACAACTAATGGAAGAAGGGGACCTATCAAACTTGATTCTGCATAAATTCATTATTCACACTGCAAGAACTGTTTGCTCCTACCCAAATTCTTTTCATACCAATCTCTCATTTTCTTGGCACATTTCCAATTTTTGGCTTTCCAGCACTACCACTACTATTACTAAAATTCTTTTCATACCAATCTCTCACTTTCTTGATACATTTCCAATTTTTGCCTTTCCGGCGCTACTGCTACTACTATTACTACTACTATTATAAATCATAATATCTCCACTTTCTTGATCATTTGCAAGTTAGCATGGTGCGACTATGAAAATACACTTGAGTGATTAATTTGTTTCAATCAAGCATGCTTTTTGTTAGGAATTTGCTTAGTCTCGCTGTCTGGTTATGTTTCATGTGCGTGTGATACTCAATTCTATATTATACCAGTTGAGTCTTGACCCGCAAAAGAGTGTCATCCCAATCAAAATTGTAGCTAATTATTTTACTAATTATCGGTTCTTATCATGAGAAAGCTTAGCATCTATATAATATTAGGAAAAAGGtttcctctaatttgtttaggaccTTTTGATGACGGTGGTGTTTGATTCTATGTTGAGATGCATATAAAATACTATTTATCTATGATTATTGCAGAAGTGAAAGGGACTTGAAGTTTTGACCAATAAGAATTTGTTTGGATAATTGGattgaaaattatataagattcatgagtcctataTAATTTTCTGTTCAATCGTTCAAACAAattcaaaaatctaaatatcctatcgataaaaatttttcatatctccaaaagggttccaaattgaaataaaataaaataaagaatgtACCACATTTTCCGCTTACATCTCTCTCTAAAGaatcaacattttttttttttaatcaatatgTTTTCTGTGCCGGTAGCTTGGAAGCAAATATCGACACAAGTAATGTGATTGAACGGTCAAAAGATTCCCCTCTCTTGTTCTGATGTCGAAATTAATAATTACATCCGAAACTCCAAGTTCTCTGCTTCCAATCTGCAGCACCATGAGTCATGCCACGACGAGGAGTCATTCTGAGAACATCATTTTTACACGAGAAATGATCGGTAGCCATTCCTTGTAGTGAGTCATTCCACTAACCTGAGCAAATAAAATTGTCTGAAAGTGATGAAAAGCTACTTTTTTTGTCTCACGCGTATTAGCGAAAATGTCAATGGACTCcactgtatttttatttttatttttttgctaaatGACTCCACTGTCTTTAACCCACAGGTCTTTGTCGACGTCCACCATTTTCGGCCGGGTTCCCTGTTAGGTGTCCCAAGGCATCCTGGAACGATCAGATCCACACATGATCCTAGACAAATTAAACTTACCTTGGGCAACAAAATTGATGCCAAAAAGTTGGCTACAGTGGGTTGGTTGCAGTCTGAAATGAGGCGGTTGAGATGCGCCCATCCGTGACAACCTTGCAGCGTTCCATACTTAATGCATAGGGTTCATGATATTAACAGATTCTCCATCTCAAAATATTCCATTCACTGCTTAACCTTATAGCTAGTATTGGTACACCTCTTGGTACCTCTCAAGTCCGGTGCAGCCCAACCACAAGCACAACGAAGCAAACTGGATTGTTTCGTGGTACCTAACAATATATTGGGCTTTTTTCTGATGGTAGATAAGGTGAAGTGCTCGACCAAGGACTGCATGCCCTAGTTTTCTTGTAAGAGTGGGGTACATACAACTACATGATGGCAACCTTTCTTGAATCACATAGCCGATGGTTTCTATGGTACGTACGTAGCTCCGTTCGCCCTAAAATGCAAGCAACGTGAAGTGCATGAGGTACGTTGTCCAATTTATGGCTCTTTTTGGAAAATTAGAGCTGAAACAAAGGACCAATGTGAGTGATTGACAGGAGAGCAGCAGGACCATGCCTCTACTACCTTGGCGGCTAGCTTGGCTAGACCTGAACTTTTCTATATTGGTCTAGATAGACCACATAGTTGAACTCATGGAACTGAGTTAGTTGGGGAAATGGGATCACGTAGCTTCAGCTGTGATGTCAAACCTTAGACGAGCAGCTGGAACGAAGTTCTACCATAGGCCTAGGGACATGTTCTCTGGCTCCTTAGATATTGTCGATGCTTAGGTTTAGCCCACATCAGCATCAACGGGTGACAGGTTCTCTCCTATTCCCACCAAAATGTAGGCCACCATAGGCCGCAAACGGGTCACTTGGGATATTAGGCGCTGCCCGCGCCATAACACGGCCATGATAATATTTTGTCGGCCTTGTCTTTGGTATTGGATCTCAAGCCCCAGCTTCTAATTGTTGCCAGGCCGGCCCAAAGGCTTATCTGGAGCTGACTTTTGCTCGACCTTGGCCCCGCCCGTCCCCATTCCAATCCATGATTAATCGCCAAGAATCTGAAAAAACTTGGACCTCCTAAACTTGTCCCTCAACTGGATCGGACCATTAATCCATATTCCGACCTCATCTAGGTTGGACTAAGGCTAGTTAAATAGTGTTCCTAGTTTTAGAATCATCGGATTTTCTTCTGGTACATTGTTGTcatctttatattttatattctttatcataagaaatatatggAAACAATCTATACAAATATATTAAAGGAGAAGCCAATGGTCTTCCAATGCGACAAGCATCACAAATCCATTATACCATGTGTCCATGTGTTCTGCATCTAATGGTGCAGACAACCCGCTTTGTGGCTGGACTgcttacataaaaaaaataataaacaaaaaaTGCGGCAGATCTACTTGTGGATTGAATTCACATTGCGGCTTGACTactatcatttaaaaaaataattaaaaaagtgTGCATCAGTTTTACATCAGTTTATTTGgtataaaaaaaaagaacataTGCTTTGCATGTGTTTCCTTGGCGACAGAGCCTTCCATGGACATTAATTGCAAAATGGGACTCGATTTGAATAGAATAATCCTCAGATAGTCTAATTGATTCAGGAGGAATGATGGTCTGAGAATATTGGATAAGATTTGGACAAGAGATCAGCCTGCTAGCATCTCTGACCGATGGAGGGGACTGCTCGATCAGAGAAGCAGGAGATGCGATACGATGGAGGATAGCTGGTGAAGGAGGATGGGGttataaatatctttttttcGGTATTGGCCAGCATGCGTGGGTGGAAGACAGGATTTTCAAGTGAGTTCTTTCACTATGggtgaaattttttttgcattattttctttgctttgaacTCTTCAGACAGTATGGGATGGTTGCTGCAGGTGTGCTGTAGCCATCCCTTCCCCATACTTCATCATCTGAGAAAAGAAAAGGGTTGGTCCAGATCGAGGTGTGGTCCATTAGCCTTTTTGCCATCAGAGCTATCGGGAGTTGCTGCATTCTTTGGTAGCTTTTCTCTTCCGTGCTGCATCATATGGGAGATAGGGTTATTGTGATCAACATGGATGCGGGACCACTATTGATCACGATCTATAAAGGTTGCTGCGTGCAGCAGCCTCCAATTTTTGGAGATCACCATGGACGGTGCTTTAGCAGGCATCCATGATGACATtgaggaaaggagagagaggatagCAAGGGTCGAGACGGTTGCTGAGCTTCAACCTCCCGGTcccttaggttttttttttttttagtttttgggTTTCGATCTGAAGGAATTAGTTTCGGATCTCGAGTTCGGGCAAATCGGTTCGAATTTTATTAATCGAGCTAATGGGTTCAGTCTAAAGAATTCGATCGGGTTAACGGGTTAGGATTGGAGGATCCATTTTTTTGCATGGACAACTTAAGGGACTTGGGCTATCGGGTGATGGGTTATTGGATATAGAAATGGATGAATCTGGGGTagaattttgattttttctttttcccccggaTTGGGTGAGCCAGGGCGGTTGGGTTTGGTCTGGGTTTCCCAGTAAGATTAGCCTTGTGTTTAAAGTCAGAGTTGAGTCCCCAATCAAGTTCAACGTCAAGTGGCCTAGGCCCAGGGTGATGGTTGGGTTGAGCTTAGGTTTTTTTGGGTCTGGGCTTGGGGTCAGGTGGGCTTAGGGTGATGGTTGGGTTGAACCTGGATTTTTTGGTCTAGACTTAGGTTAGGTTTGGATCTCGGATCAGGGCCGTCATCGAGTGTCTAGGTTAGGGTGATGGTTGGGTTAGGTTTGAGTTTCAAAATAGATCTCGGTGTGGGCTTAGGGTCGGATCTAGGTCTCTAATGAAGGTTAACAACAAAGAGTCTGTGATAGGGCGAAGATTTGGTTCAGCTAGTTTTTCAAATGGTTTCAGCCTGGGATAGGGTCAGGGTTGGATTCCTAATCCGTATTGTCAGGATTGGGGTTAGGTTTTGGTCTATGGTGGTGGAGGGAGATGACAACCGATAGTGATAAGGAGAGgtgtgaaaaaaaagagagggtgtTGAATCCAAAATCATGGGAAGGGGAAGAGAGTCGGGATGATAGAAGATACCAGAGGCGAAGGACCCAGTGGCAACCCAACACCGTCGCATCTTGCCGATGGGGTGCTCCTCAATGAGCATTGGCTTGCATTGGTTTTAGGCTCCTTATGCCGCATCCTCAGATGGTTGGATGATGGAGGGGGTTTGGCAATGGATGAGCATCAAGAAGGGATCTGGTGGCCAATCAAGAACTGGTAGAAGGCTTCAAGTATGGGGCATCGGCCGATGGTGAAGGGGTTGCAGGAGCTGTCAGGGTAGATGGGTCGAGAGAGAGTCCGACATCTGGCAAGAGAGGAGCATCGGGTGTGGATCGACGGGTGAACACGAATGGTGGCGGGGTTCGGGGATTGTGCGAAGGCGGGGTCGGAGAGGGGGTGGGGTTGGATTTTGGGGGAGGCGACGGGGTGGGATGGGTTGAGAGAGGGTTAGGGTTATTTAGGGGCCCATTCGCATAGAACGGTTTATGGGTGAGCCACACATAAAATGACTCCGATGATAGAGGGTCCCAATAGAAAAAATTATGCGGCAATAGATGCATATAAAATATATGTGGGTGGTAGCATTTTTTTTagctttaagatttttttttttttttatgttggtgTCCTCATATCTATACTATATGGAAATTAGGAAGCATTTATATTGCTATGCCTTTtgtttgaattaattttattttttaaaaaatgacaAGATAAATTCAATACTGTATTAGCTtatttttgttgaaaaaaataacataaatcaCCAAGAAAAGAGTCTTgttttgaaataatttgatctaaaaaaataaaattctcataTCATAAATCTTATATAATATTGGCATACATaggttattttttcaaaaataaagttTATCGACATAAAttactaagaaaaaaaaattaggagataGAAAAATTGGATATgcttattaaataatttatttttagatactagcatgaattgattaattttttttaaaaaattgctcATTAACATATCTAATTTCCTCCTGCACTTATTTATTGGTAATTTCGATTCTATTTATTTGTGCCGTATTTAGGTTCATAtgttatttgtttttttttttttctgtagttCGGTGGACGACTCTCCTGCGCATGAAGATTCATGATGTATTCCACGATATTTATTCTTCAGCAACCAAATTCAAGCGGATCTAGCGACTCCAAGCATGTCTTGATTTCTTTGGAGAACTGTTTATGTACTGCATATTTTGTATTTGATATTTATATTCTGCATAAAAACAGTGAAGATAGAAGTAAAAAGATTTTGtaggaaataaataatataattttaattaaaataattaattttttaaaattattattatatttttatcatgcgTTTGTTCGTCTTTGTTCAATTTCGACCCGCTGCACAGCGCGGGCATGTTGCTAGTAGAATCATTACAGGAGTAAAAGCAGTGTGAGAACATCAGAGTAGCGATCCCCTATCGAGTCCACTATACTAAGCTTTGTTGTTTTATGTTCCTGTGTCAGTCTGGTGATTTTGAGGCATTGGTTTCAAACACGGAATTGCCTTGTGTTCTTACTTCTGGATTCAGAGTTGTTAACCTATTCTTACAGTTAATTCTTTTTACGTTCCTAATTATTAGTTTACATGTCAATATGGCGAGATTTTTCAGCGAATAAGGCTGATGTATGGAATCATGACATGAAGACCTAAAGTTTCTGAATGTTCTAAAAGAGAAGATAGATGCACGAGCACTGATCGCTGATAGACTGTGTTAACTACAACTCAACTCTTCTTTACATCGCTAGTGTAGTTAGAATGCACATCTAAGGTTGAAGATTTGAAGTTTCAAATAGGCCAGCCAGGAAAAGAACTAAAGAATATCTCAATCATATAGATTCTCTGGGTCACTTTTTTGGAGCAAATTTGGCTCCACATTGACATTCCAAACTCAGTTGGAGGATTTTCTAAAAGATTGAGCAattgtaatttttttcttatgaagATAAATCGAACAATAAAAAGAGACATTTTAAgcagaaaaaaaatttcacaggTGATGTAGCGGAGCAGCAAGAAAGGAGTAATAATGTAAAAGAATAGCGCTGGCTACAATTTCATTACTGAAGTTGAGAGACATATAGAACAAACGTTTGACATCTGTCATGGTCCTTCTGTTGTCAACCCTCAAATGAATGGCGACTTGAGTTTGAAGCTTTTGTAGTGTGTTCGATCAATGCGCTACATCAAATGAGAGCAATCAATCTCACAATCTATTAAAACTAACAAATATACATAGAAAAATTTAACTGGAAATTTTTATGATCGGAAGATAATATACATGCGGAATCGATGTTCCTTCACTCCAATGGAGCCTAAATACTTAGGTGGTACCTCAATGTTCTCATCGATGCATCGAAGTATTTGAATTCATTTCCTCTTCAATGTCCAAACTCAAACCTTGCAAATTTCTACATGGCCTTTGCGAGCTCTCCTCTTTTGAGCTCACAGGGACATCACTGCCTTCCTCCCTTCTGTCTTGCCCCCTAAGCTGCTTTGTCTCACTGGGATCTGAAACAGAGGAGCCTATTTCACTATCCAGATGAAGTCCATGTTTGGGTTTCTTCTTCTGTGCACCGCACCCAATGCTTAGGGTAAGTTCGACATCAGtgtcaatatctgggccttccaCTGCTGTCCCCTGTCTTAAATGCCTCCATGAGCTGGAAGCCTGATCATGTGCAATGTTTTCCTTGGTAGTCTCCACCACAGGCTGTTCAAGATCGAAGCTTTTTGGCTCTCTGAAGGGGCCCTCtaagcaaatattttcaaatgattCGTACCGGTTTAGACGACTATTCTCGGAACTTAATTGGGATGTCGACTGATGCCTGTTATCATGACAGAACGACCTAGATGTCCCATCATCACTTCTGATCTCAGCCATTAACTGCTTCTGAGCTTGGTAAAGCCGGTGCAGTTCCCTCACCTGCATTGTCCAAATCcaatgatacttttagaaaataaAGTCGTGCAGATTTGCGACTCATTTGACTCGCATGTGAAGTAATATGTACTCAGGATTGAGAAGTAGAACGAGTGATGATCAGAAGAATTTAGTTGCACCTGCTG
Above is a genomic segment from Elaeis guineensis isolate ETL-2024a chromosome 1, EG11, whole genome shotgun sequence containing:
- the LOC105039281 gene encoding uncharacterized protein, giving the protein MGTVLQHPLNIFTTLPNNYDEINKRSGNSYTRTNYDCKLGIRTGLKLFLEPMDRDSVKKTMLKQEEIFKQQVRELHRLYQAQKQLMAEIRSDDGTSRSFCHDNRHQSTSQLSSENSRLNRYESFENICLEGPFREPKSFDLEQPVVETTKENIAHDQASSSWRHLRQGTAVEGPDIDTDVELTLSIGCGAQKKKPKHGLHLDSEIGSSVSDPSETKQLRGQDRREEGSDVPVSSKEESSQRPCRNLQGLSLDIEEEMNSNTSMHR